In a single window of the Oecophyllibacter saccharovorans genome:
- a CDS encoding LptA/OstA family protein, with amino-acid sequence MIPSPRTLSPFSAACFSVARSVARPDLRRAGLLGLTLLCSVGLGRAGLCGVEALISNAHAAPAQPSAEPAGSPGPTTDNAMPSSGSDNKSPADASHGQPVHLYWKGQEIYDHNRQTVTLIGGARAVRGDTTLDGDVLIGYLRKKAPPPGQAAAPSSTASEDPLGGSLELYRIEARGHVHVYNLKDQAWGDHGIYDVDRALMLMTGQHLKVMTPQDVMTARDLMEYYPKARISVGRGNASLTTNDGKRVTADIMESFGMSDLQKAQRDAADRRQAEIARRRGLPPPKSTNGSNMDRAYGWGHVVVRTQTQTATGDRGVYLFGPELARLVGHVHVTQGQNQNNGSQALVNLRTGVSTMLPGTNSPIQGLVVPNEASSNENQNKTQGGSRK; translated from the coding sequence ATGATCCCCTCGCCGAGAACGCTTTCTCCCTTTTCCGCAGCATGTTTTTCCGTAGCCCGTTCAGTGGCCCGGCCTGACCTGCGCCGGGCGGGCCTGCTGGGGCTGACATTGCTGTGCAGTGTGGGGCTGGGCCGTGCAGGGCTGTGCGGTGTGGAAGCGCTCATCTCAAACGCGCACGCCGCCCCGGCACAACCGAGTGCTGAACCTGCAGGTAGCCCCGGCCCCACCACTGACAATGCCATGCCCAGCAGTGGTTCCGACAACAAGTCACCTGCCGATGCCTCGCACGGCCAGCCGGTCCACCTCTACTGGAAAGGCCAGGAGATCTACGACCACAACCGCCAGACCGTGACACTGATCGGCGGCGCGCGCGCGGTGCGGGGCGACACCACGCTCGACGGAGACGTGCTGATCGGCTACCTGCGCAAAAAAGCGCCCCCGCCCGGCCAGGCGGCAGCCCCGTCGTCCACTGCCAGCGAAGACCCGCTGGGCGGCAGCCTGGAGCTCTACCGCATCGAGGCGCGCGGGCATGTGCATGTCTACAATCTCAAGGACCAGGCCTGGGGCGACCACGGCATTTATGACGTCGACCGCGCCCTCATGCTGATGACCGGCCAGCACCTCAAGGTCATGACGCCCCAGGATGTCATGACGGCGCGCGATCTCATGGAATATTATCCCAAGGCCAGGATATCAGTGGGGCGCGGCAATGCCTCCCTGACCACCAATGACGGCAAGCGCGTCACCGCCGACATCATGGAATCCTTCGGCATGTCGGACCTGCAGAAGGCCCAGCGCGATGCCGCTGACCGCAGGCAGGCCGAGATCGCGCGCCGGCGCGGGCTGCCGCCGCCCAAGAGCACCAACGGCTCGAACATGGACCGCGCCTATGGCTGGGGCCACGTGGTGGTGCGCACCCAGACACAGACCGCCACCGGTGACCGCGGCGTCTATCTCTTCGGGCCGGAGCTTGCGCGGCTGGTCGGCCATGTGCACGTGACGCAGGGGCAGAACCAGAACAACGGCTCACAGGCCCTGGTCAACCTGCGCACGGGTGTCTCCACCATGCTGCCGGGCACGAACTCGCCCATTCAGGGGCTGGTGGTGCCCAATG